In one window of Lewinella sp. 4G2 DNA:
- a CDS encoding prohibitin family protein, giving the protein MPVRFTYFTLFLLTISFLSSCTVVREGQVGVKRKLGKYRERPVDQGVAFYNPFTTTIRKVSTRTENMEVELHLPSKEGLNIRAAISILYALDPTKATDLLRQIGPRYEQSVILPVFRSAAADVSARYFAKDMHTGERAIIEEAIREQMAKNLAPRGIVLETVLIKSIQLPENLARAIEEKLEAEQEALRMQFVLQQTRQQAEQQRIQAEGTRDAQLIIAEGLTPEILRFKALEAYLELAKSPNTKVIVPGGDTPIMIEE; this is encoded by the coding sequence ATGCCAGTAAGATTTACCTATTTTACCCTATTCCTTCTCACTATTTCTTTTTTATCCAGTTGTACCGTCGTTCGCGAGGGGCAGGTGGGCGTGAAACGGAAATTGGGGAAATACCGCGAGCGGCCCGTTGACCAGGGGGTGGCCTTTTATAACCCGTTCACGACGACCATTCGTAAGGTGAGTACGCGGACGGAAAACATGGAGGTCGAGCTCCACCTGCCCTCCAAGGAAGGCCTCAACATCCGGGCGGCCATCTCCATCCTCTACGCGCTCGACCCGACGAAGGCCACGGACCTGCTCCGGCAGATCGGACCGCGCTACGAGCAATCCGTCATCCTACCCGTATTCCGGTCGGCGGCGGCGGACGTCTCCGCCCGGTATTTCGCCAAGGATATGCACACCGGTGAGCGGGCCATCATCGAAGAGGCCATCCGCGAACAAATGGCTAAAAACCTGGCCCCGCGCGGCATCGTGCTGGAAACCGTCCTCATTAAATCCATCCAATTACCGGAAAACCTAGCCCGCGCCATCGAGGAAAAACTGGAAGCGGAACAGGAAGCGTTGCGCATGCAGTTCGTCCTCCAGCAAACCCGCCAGCAAGCCGAACAACAACGCATCCAGGCGGAGGGCACCCGCGACGCCCAACTCATCATCGCCGAAGGCCTCACCCCCGAGATCCTCCGCTTCAAAGCCCTCGAAGCCTACCTCGAATTGGCGAAGTCGCCCAATACGAAGGTGATCGTCCCAGGTGGCGATACACCGATTATGA
- a CDS encoding lipopolysaccharide biosynthesis protein, translating to MAADSTLIRAGQFAQVVRQGAIILVALALPRLGLGRDIIGEWEGLLYVGYILGFGWLSGLLQAYLVTVRTTLDATVYSRRVLTSIALTSVALLGVAAGLHEWLFRLLRLGTPPEGWYWFFVFLATQWPSLFFEQLLQLRGKPFWLAGFGVFSGLGYVLAILLPLYFGGTLSDSLAWLAAFAGGKGLLIVGWLLADQIRDRRALPQVPKNGKNKDRLRDLWTTAGPLILYATVGGLVTAFDPWFVNYWYGDDESIFALYRYGARDIPFVTAVTSGMIVVILPRLTESVGSGLAQLKASSRRLFHWIFAGTLLLMVTAPFWWAPVFTELFAEGLPLFRLYLFITVSRLLFPMPVIVALGYTRGLWLFSFSELVMNLVLSWLLVPSLGLWGIVLATVVSDIINKGILMYFLYRKARILPGQYMDLRVFLGWCLVLFVAYWVG from the coding sequence GTGGCGGCTGATTCCACGCTCATTCGCGCCGGGCAATTCGCCCAGGTAGTGCGGCAGGGCGCCATCATTTTGGTGGCCCTCGCGTTACCCCGTCTCGGCCTTGGCCGCGATATCATCGGTGAGTGGGAAGGTCTCCTCTACGTCGGTTACATCCTCGGTTTTGGTTGGCTGAGTGGCCTGTTGCAGGCCTACCTCGTCACCGTCCGCACAACCCTCGACGCTACGGTTTATTCCCGGCGCGTCCTCACGTCCATTGCCCTCACCAGCGTGGCCCTTCTCGGCGTGGCGGCGGGTTTGCACGAGTGGTTGTTCCGGTTGCTAAGGCTCGGTACGCCGCCGGAAGGCTGGTACTGGTTCTTCGTTTTTCTGGCTACTCAGTGGCCGAGTTTGTTCTTTGAGCAACTCCTCCAATTGCGCGGTAAACCCTTTTGGTTGGCCGGTTTTGGGGTGTTTTCTGGCCTCGGTTACGTCCTGGCAATCCTGCTGCCCCTCTACTTTGGCGGCACGCTCAGCGACTCCTTGGCCTGGCTGGCGGCCTTCGCGGGCGGTAAAGGTTTGCTCATCGTAGGTTGGTTATTGGCGGACCAAATACGAGATAGGCGGGCGCTGCCGCAGGTGCCAAAAAATGGGAAAAACAAGGACCGGCTCCGCGACCTGTGGACCACCGCCGGCCCCTTGATCCTCTACGCAACGGTAGGTGGACTAGTAACGGCCTTCGACCCCTGGTTCGTCAATTACTGGTACGGCGACGACGAATCTATCTTCGCCCTCTACCGCTACGGTGCCCGCGACATTCCCTTTGTGACGGCGGTAACGAGCGGCATGATCGTCGTTATCCTCCCCCGGCTGACGGAAAGCGTCGGTAGCGGGCTGGCCCAACTCAAAGCTTCCTCCCGCCGCCTGTTCCACTGGATCTTCGCAGGTACCTTACTGCTCATGGTAACGGCCCCCTTCTGGTGGGCCCCGGTCTTTACGGAGTTGTTTGCGGAGGGCTTACCACTTTTCCGCCTGTACCTATTCATCACCGTGAGCCGCCTCCTCTTCCCGATGCCGGTGATCGTCGCTCTGGGGTATACCCGTGGGCTCTGGCTCTTCAGCTTCTCGGAATTGGTGATGAACCTTGTATTAAGCTGGTTACTGGTACCAAGTTTAGGCCTTTGGGGGATCGTCCTGGCCACCGTCGTATCCGATATTATCAATAAGGGTATCCTGATGTATTTCCTCTACCGGAAGGCGCGGATCTTGCCCGGCCAGTATATGGATTTGCGGGTGTTTCTGGGGTGGTGCCTGGTGCTTTTTGTGGCTTACTGGGTGGGGTAG
- a CDS encoding saccharopine dehydrogenase C-terminal domain-containing protein, which translates to MSSRILIIGAGRSSTALINYCLAKSEELGWNVTVADADPNAAAAKVNGHPRGSTAWLDVTKKNDRNDLISRADIVISLLPAHLHIEVAQDCIRLKKHLVTASYVSQELYRLGDEARSRELIFMGEMGLDPGIDHMTAMQRINAIREMGAKITAFYSFTGGLIAPESNDNPWGYKFTWNPRNVVLAGQGTAQYLNKGKLKFLPYQRVFGRQWDVHVDGLGEFEAYANRDSLLYREQYGLDDIPTILRGTLRYPGYCDAWNALVQIGLTNADFPILNSDQITYHELMEALAPSGPGSVKDRIAQMLELDTDGDVMNRLVWLGLFRKKRIKLKDATPALILEDLLLKKWQLKSEDKDLIVMQHQIEYELDGRTYRDTSNLTMTGKDATDTAMSRLVGLPMGIFARLIAEGKIESKGVHIPTMAEVYEPVLKEMEEYGMRVEHHEELIKS; encoded by the coding sequence ATGTCTTCCCGAATTCTGATCATCGGCGCCGGCCGATCTTCCACCGCCCTTATCAATTATTGCCTCGCCAAAAGCGAAGAACTCGGCTGGAACGTCACCGTGGCCGACGCTGACCCGAACGCCGCCGCCGCCAAGGTGAACGGCCACCCACGGGGATCCACCGCCTGGCTCGACGTGACGAAGAAGAACGACCGCAACGACCTCATCAGCCGGGCCGACATCGTCATCTCCCTGCTCCCCGCCCACCTCCACATCGAGGTCGCGCAAGACTGCATCCGCCTCAAGAAACACCTCGTCACGGCCAGCTACGTAAGCCAGGAATTGTACCGCTTGGGCGACGAGGCTCGTAGTCGCGAACTCATCTTCATGGGTGAAATGGGCCTCGACCCCGGCATCGACCACATGACGGCCATGCAGCGCATCAACGCCATCCGCGAAATGGGGGCTAAGATCACCGCATTCTACTCCTTCACCGGCGGCCTCATCGCCCCCGAGAGTAACGATAATCCCTGGGGCTATAAATTCACCTGGAACCCCCGCAACGTCGTCCTGGCCGGACAGGGCACGGCTCAATACCTCAACAAGGGGAAGCTCAAATTTCTCCCTTACCAGCGCGTCTTTGGCCGGCAGTGGGACGTCCACGTAGACGGCCTCGGCGAGTTCGAAGCCTACGCCAATCGCGACAGTCTCCTGTACCGGGAGCAGTATGGTTTGGATGATATCCCAACCATCCTGCGCGGCACCCTGCGCTACCCGGGTTACTGCGACGCCTGGAACGCCCTCGTCCAGATCGGCCTCACCAACGCGGATTTCCCAATCCTCAATAGCGACCAGATCACCTACCACGAACTCATGGAGGCCCTCGCCCCGAGCGGCCCCGGTTCGGTCAAGGACCGCATCGCCCAAATGCTGGAACTCGATACTGATGGGGACGTAATGAACCGTCTCGTTTGGCTCGGGCTCTTCCGCAAAAAGCGCATCAAACTTAAAGACGCGACTCCAGCTCTCATCCTCGAAGACCTGCTGCTTAAAAAGTGGCAACTCAAGTCCGAGGATAAGGACCTCATCGTCATGCAACACCAGATCGAATACGAACTCGATGGCCGCACGTACCGCGATACCTCGAACCTCACCATGACGGGAAAGGACGCCACGGATACGGCCATGTCCCGCCTCGTCGGCCTGCCCATGGGCATCTTCGCCCGCCTCATCGCGGAGGGGAAGATCGAGTCCAAGGGCGTCCACATACCCACGATGGCGGAGGTGTACGAGCCCGTCCTGAAAGAGATGGAAGAATACGGCATGCGGGTCGAGCACCACGAGGAGCTCATCAAATCCTGA
- a CDS encoding DCC1-like thiol-disulfide oxidoreductase family protein: protein MANTFLYDDACPMCKGYTSVFTTLNWSKRKGFSTLRPKEWPTLDIDRGRHEIPLLDEETGEVRYGLDAMTTVVASALPLLKPLLRHPYFLAALKPLYWLITYNRRVIAGTKPPATGFDCAPDVHLGWRMTYLALVLMTVLALGLPTLPLAIGFGLFLTTGFFLHPERLDFLGNFATVVLGATLLGAILPDSWGIGAAYLFAVWEGWRRFGG, encoded by the coding sequence ATGGCAAATACCTTTCTCTACGACGACGCCTGCCCCATGTGCAAAGGCTACACCAGTGTTTTCACGACCCTCAACTGGAGTAAGCGGAAGGGCTTCAGCACTCTCCGCCCCAAAGAGTGGCCTACCCTGGACATCGACCGAGGCCGCCACGAAATCCCCCTCCTCGACGAAGAGACGGGGGAAGTCCGGTACGGGCTGGATGCGATGACTACGGTTGTGGCAAGTGCGCTGCCCCTCCTGAAACCCCTACTGCGTCACCCCTATTTCCTTGCCGCCCTCAAGCCCTTGTACTGGCTCATCACGTACAACCGCCGGGTGATCGCCGGTACCAAACCACCGGCGACGGGCTTCGATTGCGCTCCGGACGTACACCTCGGTTGGCGGATGACTTACCTGGCACTTGTGCTGATGACCGTGTTGGCGCTGGGCCTCCCCACCCTCCCGCTGGCGATCGGCTTTGGGCTGTTTCTCACCACTGGGTTCTTCCTCCACCCAGAGCGGCTGGACTTCCTGGGCAACTTCGCTACGGTGGTGCTGGGTGCCACGCTGCTGGGTGCCATCCTACCGGATAGTTGGGGGATTGGAGCGGCCTACCTCTTCGCGGTTTGGGAGGGGTGGCGACGCTTTGGTGGCTAG